A genomic stretch from Pochonia chlamydosporia 170 chromosome 4, whole genome shotgun sequence includes:
- a CDS encoding alpha,alpha-trehalose-phosphate synthase 1 (similar to Aspergillus terreus NIH2624 XP_001212505.1): MTAEATIADGQAPEIHGRLLLLSNRLPITIKRSDDGSYTFSMSSGGLVTGLSGLSKTTSFQWYGWPGLEVPDNEVEGMKQRLKDEYGAHPVFIDDEVADRHYNGFSNSILWPLFHYHPGEITFDESAWAAYQQVNHLFAQTVIKDVQDGDLIWVHDYHLMLLPQMLREEIAKTGKKVKIGFFLHTPFPSSEIYRILPVREPLLRGLLDCDLIGFHTYDYARHFLSSCSRILGTHTTPNGVDWNGRFVTIGAFPIGIDPEKFVEGLKKPSVQERIATLNRKFEGVKLIVGVDRLDYIKGVPQKLHALEVFLTEHPEWIGKIVLVQVAVPSRQDVEEYQNLRAVVNELVGRINGKFGTIEFMPIHFLHQSVSFDELTALYAVSDVCLVSSTRDGMNLVSYEYIATQQERHGVMILSEFTGAAQSLNGSLIVNPWNTEELANAIHDAVTMSPEQRAANYKKLERYVFKYTSAWWGTSFVSEMTRLDSNNVQPKTLRNVSGAVVGPGEEEDEAVSPTQNNP; this comes from the exons ATGACGGCCGAAGCCACCATCGCAGATGGCCAAGCGCCAGAAATCCACGGCCGacttctcctcctctcaaATCGtctccccatcaccatcaagcGCTCCGATGATGGCAGCTACACATTCTCCATGTCCTCCGGCGGTCTGGTCACTGGTCTTAGTGGCCTCAGCAaaaccaccagcttccaGTGGTACGGATGGCCAGGTCTCGAGGTTCCTGACAATGAAGTCGAGGGCATGAAACAGCGCCTCAAGGATGAATACGGCGCACACCCAGTATTCATTGACGACGAAGTTGCCGACAGACACTACAATGGCTTTTCAA ACTCCATCCTATGGCCTCTTTTCCACTACCACCCCGGCGAAATCACCTTTGACGAATCCGCATGGGCAGCATACCAACAAGTAAACCACCTCTTCGCCCAGACCGTCATCAAGGACGTCCAGGACGGTGACCTCATCTGGGTCCACGACTACCACCTCATGCTCCTCCCGCAAATGCTTCGCGAAGAAATCGCAAAGACTGGCAAAAAAGTAAAGattggcttcttcttgcaTACGCCCTTCCCCAGCAGCGAAATCTACCGCATCCTCCCCGTCCGCGAGCCCTTGCTCCGCGGCCTCCTGGACTGCGACCTCATCGGCTTCCACACCTACGACTATGCGCGCCACTTTCTGAGCAGCTGCTCTCGCATCTTGGGCACGCACACCACTCCCAACGGCGTAGACTGGAACGGACGCTTCGTCACTATTGGCGCATTCCCCATTGGCATCGACCCTGAAAAGTTTGTAGAAGGACTGAAGAAGCCGTCCGTGCAGGAACGTATCGCTACGCTGAACCGCAAATTCGAAGGCGTAAAGCTGATTGTCGGCGTCGACAGACTAGATTACATCAAGGGCGTGCCTCAGAAACTACACGCCCTCGAGGTCTTTCTCACAGAACACCCCGAGTGGATTGGTAAAATCGTCCTTGTGCAAGTCGCCGTCCCCTCGCGCCAAGACGTTGAAGAGTATCAAAACCTCCGCGCCGTCGTCAACGAACTCGTGGGCCGTATCAACGGTAAATTCGGCACCATTGAATTCATGCCCAtccacttcctccaccagTCCGTCTCCTTTGACGAATTGACCGCCCTCTACGCCGTATCAGACGTGTGTCTCGTCTCGTCTACCCGCGATGGCATGAACCTCGTCTCCTACGAATACATTGCCACGCAGCAAGAACGACACGGCGTCATGATCCTCTCTGAATTCACTGGTGCCGCGCAATCCCTCAACGGGAGTCTCATTGTCAATCCCTGGAATACAGAGGAACTAGCCAATGCCATCCACGACGCCGTCACAATGAGCCCCGAGCAAAGAGCCGCCAATTATAAGAAATTAGAGCGCTATGTCTTCAAATACACCAGTGCCTGGTGGGGCACCAGCTTCGTCTCTGAAATGACTCGCCTTGACTCGAATAATGTCCAGCCCAAGACTTTGCGAAACGTGTCGGGTGCGGTTGTCGGACCaggggaagaggaagatgaggctgTTTCTCCTACTCAGAACAATCCATAG